In Penaeus monodon isolate SGIC_2016 chromosome 7, NSTDA_Pmon_1, whole genome shotgun sequence, the following are encoded in one genomic region:
- the LOC119574893 gene encoding uncharacterized protein LOC119574893, with protein sequence MKPFVLQFLKPLLSLSVIFLSLTCAVLLIKNNSRLLTMLPGPLDPGDPDLIDYVKSRYLHPPSTGPYNLKVDRLNPAERLYNAYRFSDYGWPELDRIIKTLFDHKSDGFFVEAGALDGEYLSNTLYLEREKGWKGLLVEPDEEMFRLLRKKNRKTWSIHSCLATKPYPMKTTLVKLSKKVNLFDDMTITGSRAHNFLAGAPYGSVGASEIGYQTFERVQCFPLQTILLALGVRHVDLVSLDIEGVERDVLRSFWSSGCDVVGAPTCVEVDVWIVESVDDKILELEFAANGYSVYTVLKDLYPYNYVFIKNGTEVHRRAFTQLQ encoded by the exons ATGAAGCCCTTTGTGTTGCAGTTTCTGAAGCCATTACTGAGTCTGAGTGTGATTTTTCTTTCCCTAACTTGCGCTGTGTTGCTT ATTAAGAACAACTCCAGGCTGTTGACGATGCTGCCTGGTCCATTAGACCCAGGTGACCCGGACTTAATTGACTACGTTAAGTCACG GtatctccaccctccctctacaGGACCGTACAACTTGAAGGTGGACCGCCTGAATCCGGCTGAGAGGCTCTACAACGCCTACAGGTTTAGTGACTACGGCTGGCCAGAGCTAGATCGCATTATAAAAACGCTTTTCGATCACAAATCAGATGGTTTTTTCGTAGAAGCTGGAGCTCTAGACGGCGAATATCTTTCCAATACTTTGTActtagagagggaaaaaggatggaAAGGATTACTGGTGGAACCTGATGAAGAGATGTTTaggcttttaagaaaaaaaaacagaaaaacatggtCTATACATTCGTGTCTAGCAACCAAGCCGTACCCCATGAAG ACAACCTTAGTAAAACTATCAAAAAAGGTCAACCTGTTCGACGACATGACCATCACTGGCTCCCGTGCCCACAACTTCCTGGCGGGCGCGCCCTACGGCTCCGTCGGCGCCAGCGAAATTGGCTATCAGACATTCGAGCGAGTGCAGTGCTTCCCCCTTCAGACGATCCTGCTTGCCCTTGGGGTCAGGCACGTTGACCTCGTGTCGCTGGACATCGAAG GCGTGGAACGCGACGTGCTCCGGTCGTTCTGGTCGTCGGGGTGCGACGTGGTCGGAGCTCCCACGTGCGTCGAGGTCGATGTGTGGATCGTGGAGAGCGTGGACGATAAAATCTTAGAGCTGGA ATTTGCCGCCAATGGATACAGTGTCTATACCGTCCTGAAGGATCTATATCCGTACAATTATGTATTTATCAAGAATGGAACAGAAGTTCACAGGAGAGCCTTCACTCAACTTCAGTGA